One Vespula pensylvanica isolate Volc-1 chromosome 1, ASM1446617v1, whole genome shotgun sequence genomic region harbors:
- the LOC122628376 gene encoding dexamethasone-induced Ras-related protein 1: MDVPRNFRGLSEQQLEACRRLLCCVERVCRSGNTIDETEHKINRGRRGAQAGPELEGPSGAEDGILPITVSPSPASTSSQEDACKPPPRNCYRLVMLGSARVGKTAIVARFLSNKFEESYTPTIEDFHRKLYRIRGEVHQLDLLDTSGNHPFPAMRRLSFLTGDLFVVVFSMDCRESFEEAIRLREAIIETKMSAAQGATKSRSKSHYSLKVPMVIVGNKCDKDTKSVTIEEAEEYCASQDDCCVFVEVSAKRNYHVDELFYQLFVVAGLPLEMAPNHHRKVPLTFGSPTMLPPSQPKHKATLSIKRRLSDACGVVAPNVRRPSIRTDLMIMRTKTCSLAAGNENNTPGSRIILRSSEVGRTCSIQ, encoded by the exons ATGGACGTGCCAAGGAATTTCCGTGGCTTATCAGAGCAACAG CTGGAGGCGTGCCGCCGACTTCTTTGCTGCGTGGAGAGGGTGTGCAGAAGCGGAAATACGATCGACGAGACCGAGCATAAGATCAATCGTGGTCGACGAGGCGCACAAGCGGGCCCCGAATTGGAGGGGCCCTCCGGTGCCGAAGATGGCATCCTTCCCATCACCGTTAGCCCTAGCCCTGCCTCGACGTCCTCGCAGGAGGATGCCTGCAAACCACCGCCACGCAATTGCTATCGCCTCGTCATGCTCGGTAGCGCCAGGGTCGGCAAGACCGCCATTGTAGCACG atttttatcCAACAAGTTCGAAGAGAGTTACACCCCTACGATCGAGGATTTCCACAGGAAGCTTTATAGAATCAGGGGCGAGGTGCATCAGCTTGATCTCTTGGACACCAGCGGAAACCATCCCTTTCCTGCCATGCGACGATTATCCTTCCTAACCG GAGATTTGTTCGTGGTGGTATTTAGTATGGACTGCCGAGAGTCTTTCGAGGAGGCGATCAGATTGCGAGAGGCGATCATCGAGACGAAGATGAGCGCGGCCCAAGGAGCGACCAAAAGTAGAAGCAAGAGTCATTACAGTCTGAAGGTTCCCATGGTCATTGTTGGAAATAAATGCGACAAGGATACGAA AAGCGTCACGATCGAGGAAGCCGAGGAGTATTGCGCCAGCCAGGACGACTGTTGCGTCTTCGTCGAAGTTTCCGCTAAACGGAATTACCACGTGGACGAACTTTTCTATCAGCTCTTCGTCGTAGCCGGCTTACCTCTAGAAATGGCACCGAATCATCACAGAAAAGTTCCTCTTACTTTTGGCTCGCCTACCATGCTACCGCCCTCGCAG CCAAAACACAAGGCAACTCTGAGCATAAAGCGTCGGTTAAGCGACGCCTGCGGCGTCGTGGCGCCTAACGTGCGACGGCCCAGCATAAGGACGGACCTGATGATCATGCGAACGAAGACGTGCTCGCTCGCGGCTGGAAACGAAAACAACACACCGGGATCGAGAATCATTTTGAGATCGTCCGAAGTCGGCAGAACCTGTTCCATACAGTGA